The proteins below come from a single Aspergillus oryzae RIB40 DNA, chromosome 5 genomic window:
- a CDS encoding uncharacterized protein (predicted protein) — protein sequence MKTRRSCNLITDSDGLNQHLNTNVQPLTSNKTKVRKRRSLDPKHTPPKHDTYKDEVRTGLHTPRRTPPKEKNVPDDASSPKDIACGQSFKRRKLDGQPNKMAHCLAGLVCDPVEETKNNNVNVHAWHQAKSLLEAGLSIFAPTSDILTVTHDNKRSFSEPTGNLSSPLPEYSENTTVDSEKAIASKQLVVRKRSHSPNVVLTTPQIKEEIFDDSDFRVSQTRHSTVVFSLSVEKARRWADAIDIPEGLYNEEEKDLFFRLAMRGFEPLIPEQWRSDFPTLPYTLFSDAEGDSRPVIHTFKSSKTYAIRSLAALFSLGGRVRDCRILKKGPEILIKTTISQYFRWALRDTDIHINRDAIPVHVIYAKKKGETTLDAVKKLNLHLQLLASRHREALSAAAPDGDHGSINLQLNEKDDGYSAPSRFYPLLIGFIICGPIIAILTLGTDLSSTTDDTDSKYICQFDLEDAGHDVWNSLAVAITVMKIRETMMQLVDIGSAGFVRHPLDTESTPDVDS from the exons ATGAAAACGCGCAGATCTTGCAATTTGATAACGGACTCGGATGGACTGAATCAACATTTGAATACAAACGTCCAACCTCTCACTTCTAATAAGACCAAagtcagaaagagaagaagcttaGACCCGAAACATACTCCTCCAAAGCATGACACTTACAAAGACGAAGTCCGCACAGGGCTTCATACACCAAGACGAACACCaccgaaggaaaagaacgtaCCTGACGACGCTTCCAGTCCGAAAGATATCGCGTGTGGCCAGTCTTtcaagagaaggaagcttGACGGTCAACCGAACAAAATGGCTCATTGTCTCGCTGGACTTGTCTGTGATCCAGTTGAAGAGACAAAAAATAATAATGTTAATGTACATGCTTGGCACCAGGCGAAATCACTGTTAGAGGCCGGCCTTTCTATATTTGCCCCCACGAGCGATATCTTGACCGTCACGCATGATAATAAACGGTCTTTTTCTGAGCCAACTGGGAATCTATCTTCACCTTTACCAGAATACTCAGAAAATACCACAGTTGATAGTGAAAAAGCTATAGCGTCAAAGCAGCTTGTGGTTCGGAAGAGAAGCCATTCTCCTAATGTAGTCCTTACTACGCCTCagataaaagaagagatattTGATGATTCAGATTTCCGTGTCTCGCAGACTAGACATTCGACTGTTGTCTTTAGCCTTTCTGTGGAGAAAGCCAGGCGCTGGGCTGACGCAATTGACATTCCTGAAGGTCTTTACaacgaggaagagaaagatctCTTTTTCCGGCTCGCCATGCGTGGGTTTGAGCCACTCATACCAGAGCAATGGAGATCGGACTTCCCTACCCTACCATATACCCTATTTTCCGATGCAGAGGGCGATTCAAGGCCAGTAATCCACACATTTAAAAGCTCCAAGACTTATG CAATCAGGTCCCTCGCAGCTCTATTTTCTCTTGGGGGTCGCGTGAGGGACTGTAGGATTCTAAAGAAGGGTCCCGAGATCTTGATCAAAACCACCATCAGCCAATATTTTCGCTGGGCCTTGCGCGATACTGACATACATATAAACAGAGATGCAATCCCCGTACATGTCATATATGCtaagaagaaaggggaaacCACACTTGATGCCGTTAAAAAGCTGAACCTGCACCTACAACTACTCGCCAGCCGGCACCGCGAAGCGTTGAGTGCGGCAGCCCCAGACGGAGATCATGGTTCGATTAATCTTCAGCTCAACGAGAAAGACGATGGTTATTCTGCTCCCTCCAGATTTTATCCACTCCTGATTGGATTTATCATATGTGGTCCTATCATTGCAATCCTTACCCTCGGCACTGACCTTTCAAGCACAACTGATGATACCGACAGCAAATACATCTGCCAGTTTGACTTGGAAGATGCAGGACATGATGTTTGGAACTCACTTGCAGTGGCTATCACGGTTATGAAAATCCGAGAAACTATGATGCAACTCGTAGATATCGGCTCAGCTGGTTTCGTTAGGCATCCTCTAGACACAGAGTCAACTCCGGATGTGGATAGCTAA